The Engystomops pustulosus chromosome 7, aEngPut4.maternal, whole genome shotgun sequence DNA window TTTGTCCttgttatgtaatttttttaactATTAAATTTGAGTGTAAACAAGCGACTTCTGCTGCAGATCACTaaagaatgctgggagttgtggtctaGCACAGATCTTTTCTAGTCTTAAGGCTTGAGTCCttataggaaacctgtcatcagctttcACCACATTACactgaaatgtaaaataaaatgtccaaaatTACCTCCGTTATGTGAAATTTCTCCAGAAATCTCCCTCAAAGtcttgtgacaatgagcagagaagagtcatattttaataggataagtcaagtttagaggctatgtgggggggggggggggaagccatTTCAGAGGATTTTTCTATAGGTCCTagaaaaatggtgtcatttcAAAGATAAGAATTGATTATAGCGGGATATACATGTGCcggccactacacagaaaatggagctgtttaaaggggtattccgcaAAGTTTATCTTTCTGTACAACTACACCCGTAAACGAAACCCAGCAGAAAACCTTTAAATCAGCTATAAAAAGTTAGAAATATTACATAAAATGTTTTCACAATTTTGTTTTTcactgtgtattttattttatttgaatttttcttttttgtagccTAGAAAGAACGGTTCGGGACATCGTACATAAAGCGTTCTGGGATTCCCTGGAAGCTCAGTTTGGTGAAGAGCCTCCGGTCTATGACCAcgccattatattactgggagAAATCAAAGAGGTAATCGTTATGTCGCCAGACTAGATGGTCCTGGGTCATATTTGGTTGAAGATGAGGAGTGTTTTAGCAAGTGGGCTGGGATactaaaaaaattatgtaaaaaaaaatctatttactagagatgagcggcccTATTCGGTAGCTCCGCCTAACCTAACCAGGACATGTTGCTTAATGGGCTGCAGGGCATCCAATCAGGTAGTTTTACAACCCTAGCAAgtagacatggctgtgattggcctggTGGACCTGTTCGGAGCGGCCGCACCTAAAGTTGCAGTGCACTTCTCTTATATTTAGCCCTCTCCGGTTCAACGGGTCCCTCATTGCTCCGGTGCTTCAGGTTCCTACCAGTAGTTCCAGGGGTTCATAGGACCCGCTTTATCCATAGGTGGCCTCCTTGGACATGGGATGTTGTTTCCGATTTCTAGGGGACCGGCTACGACCACCGTGGATCTTCTAGTCGCACACAGGACATGAAACTGGAGGATCTAGAGCAGGGAACTTACGTGTTGGCGCAACTGCTGACACAAGTGTGCACGTGTATCGGATGGTCAGGAAGACTGGTTGTTGGTCAGGCAAGGATTTAGCTGACCGCTAGGGATCGTCTCACAAAACCAACCTGTTCACGGGATCGATGGGTCCCCTGTGATTGGAGAGCCAGTGTGTACGCGTGACCGGCTGACAAGACCACCCTTTGTAGTGAACAGATTGGTGATCCAATCACAAGGGGATTTTCGTTCTGCCAATTGCTGAAGGTCCTGTCGGGTCGGTTAAGTTTAGTTACTTtcataggacaacccctttaagtgtcttaaAATGAGCCATACTGTCTCCCATACACTAACCtgaaaaacatttaaagggtttgtaccaTAAGCAACACTTCTTAGCTATCCATGTGCTTACTTTTGTTGGTGGTCTGACCTCTGGTCTCCTGAGTAGCCCAGGTCATGCAGAATTTTTATCAAGAACTTACCCCAACTTCTTGTTCTTCTTTCAAGGCCCTCATCTCTTTCCTGTTACCCGGTCACACACGGCTGAGGGATCAAATCAACGAAGTCCTAGACCTGGACCTTATCAAGCAGGAAGCGGAGAACAGAGCCTTGGACATCCCAAAACTGGCCAACTTTACCATAGGGATGATGGGGACCTTGTGTGCGCCGGCCCGAGACGAAGAGGTCAAAAAGCTGCGGGATATTAAGGAGCCAGTGCCCTTGTTCAGGTAACACGTCCTTATAAGATGCCCTCATGAGGGTCTGGGGTGCTTCTCATCACATACCTTATAAAAAGAAGTAAAACCCATCAAAAAACTTCCAGGGAATGTAAACGTTGTTGTCAAAaatagacatcccctttaaggggttttctgcaCTTAGCTATTATGTTGGTCTTTGATAGTTGATGGGGTGGGATCTCATCTGGCAGTTATATATTCAGAATAAAATCTCctacagtttaaaggggttggtcattaATTTAGAAAATTTATCAGGTGAAGGGCAAGACCCTAATCGGGTCCCCCATATTGTTCTTACCTTAGTAAAGTTTCTCTGTAGTCTTTGGCTGCTTCTGGTCACGTAGCCCCTGACAGCATGTACTTCCTGTGACGCCCCATGTCCAGCAGACGGAGAAGGCGGAGCATCCGTTACTGTAAGCACACCCCCTCTGTCACTCAGTGATTGGAGGGGTGTGCCAAGGACATCCACACACCCTCCAACATAGGAGTGGTTATCACAGAGGGGCGTGCTCACAGCAATGGCTGTACTGCCTCCTCCATCCGCTGTAAGCCAGCAGGACACTGGGCGTCACAGGAAGTACCAAGTCCTGTTACTCAGGGGTCATGTGACCTACAGCTCTCGCAGAGTACAGAGAAACTTTACCAGGATAAGTAAAATATGGGGCACCCTATTtagggttgaacttgatggacatgtgtcttttttcaaccgtataaactatgtactTTGTAAGGTCTTGTACTTTTgctggtaaagtggccaacccctttaaggctggatgATTTATAGATGCATGTCCGGTTTTAAAAGATGCCATTAATGTTGATCAGTAATTGTACATATGGAATACTGATGCAGCTCctactcccctctcacagcaggaaGTCTAAGCGTGAAAGTTTATACACCTGCATCCATCTCCTCTCTAGTGTCTAGTTACAAtattgctgctttttttttaGACAGATTTCAGAATATTTAAAGAGAGGAGTTGCAGGCGGTGAGATAGGGATTTATAAGATGCTGTTTATAATTTATTAAGGAAAAAAATTGAGTTTTTATGGAAAACCATTCAAATAATCGGTGATCTATAAGTGGAGTAGAAAGTCTTCGTTCTCGTCTCTTACTACATCTCGATGGCTAAGACTTCATTTTTATCAGCCGTAAACAATGAAGTTCCTGGAAGTGGGTTATAACATTGTGCTGAGTGATGGGCGGCCGCTCCCCGGTGCTGGACTTACATCAGAGGGTCCTTGTATCCAGAATCAACACTAGTCTATTAGCGACCTTGGTACTTTCATGGGTAGATGGTGTCACGGCTTGTACTTGGGAGCAGGAATAATTCACAGTAGGTTTGAAATGTCTTTATGCTCTTTGTTCACCAAGTCCTCATTGTCTATATCAAGTACTGTGTAGGAGGTTCCTCTTATGTTCAGATGATCAAATCTTggaatttttcataattttttttgcctATTTATTTATGACATTATCAATGCCTCGTGTTAGTTAAGCTAATGGTGATTCTCAAATCTCATTGCCTCCATGTTAGGGTCATATATAATCTACACGGCGGTGGTATTTTATGTAGAGAAGTTAGAAAAACCACAAGTACAAGATGAAGTAGAAGTCTattgagaagggagggggagcggtGAGTCACAGCAACTAGGTCTCAACTCACTAGCACAGAAGGGACTGCAGTTGTGCAGACAGAGACTGCAGAGGGGGAAAAGCGCAAGACTACAAGACTTATAATGACCAGAAACGGTTATTTCTCATGTACACACACAGTATTTGTGATCTCTGTAGATTTTGTTAGCAGGTTGGGGACACTTtagttaaaagggttggccactcttttctATCAGTTGTCCATGTAACTTTACTGCCTTGTGAATAATCCctgaagtgattcagcagtcctgctacttattttcgtgctgtgtgcagactctccatatttctttgtttacatgtgagagcactgatgaataggaggagctgcagcaggagagttatgactcctcTAGCTCCCTCCCACTCTGCTCTTCCTGTCTGTCAGTAAGGATGGATAGGGAAAAGAGAGACACAACGTGTGACACCATGAGGACAGGCCCTGGTTTATATCACCGCTGGGGTCCAGGTATAAGAAGGCGGTGACTCGTGTTGCGTTGTGACACAGAGGTCCGGTGTTTGGGACCTTGTGTCTTCCCTCGGTGAGTGTGAGTGAGACAAGATTTATTATAGAACGGCTATAATGGAGGCCGATGTACACATCCAGACCTGCTTAATTCTCCGGACAAAACGCTCCGGGATTAAAGGATTTCTACTGTTTAATGTCAAAGCTTTGGCATCGAAATACAGAAGAGTCGCCAGGACCCCAGAATGAACCAATAGGAACAGAGGAAAGTTTCTAGTCATTTGGTGGTTTCCATAGAACATGTCCCGgagtaggttcatatataataactatatattctGTTGTCCTAATGTCAGAAGAGCTGGACGGATGACCTCCCTGGAATTACATCCGTCTTGGTATGAAAAATCTGTAAAAACTTTGTGGAAAAGTTCTTTGATTTAGCCAAATTTCCAGGTACAACCTCCTATTATGGTTCTGAGTAATGAAGTAGATGGGTCTGGGTGGTGGTTCAGTCCCGACCTGCTCAGGCCCGTTTCTCCTTTAGAAGTTGGTGACATGTTTGGGAACGTCTTGGTGGACCCGGTGGTCTTCCCCTCCGATACTCTAAGGCTTTGTTCAGATTGTGTGAGAGCTACTAGAAGTTTGTGTACTTTGTGCTCCCATCATTGGGTGTTGGTGACCGGTTCCTCTCGTTGTGCAGGGCCATCTTCAGCGTCTTGGATTTGATGAAATTGGACATGGCCAACTTTGCCATCAGCAGCATCCGGCCACATCTGATGCAGCAGTCCGTGGAGTACGAGAGGAAGAAATTCCAGGACTTTTTTGAAAAGCAGCCGAGTATGAGCACATCTCCTGTCATGTCTTCTATCTGCCGGGGAGTCAGACATTGCTTTATGTGCTGGGTATTATTGGGTTAAAAACTTACATCCTTAGACTTCAGACTGGGCCTCCTAGAATGAGTATCTAgaccctcctccctccctccctccccaatATCAGGGCCTCTTGGCACAAGTGTCAAGACCTCGCCTCACCCCATACCGGGGCCTCTTGGCACAAGTGTATAGGACCCCCCAAGACCGGGGCCTCTTAGCACGAGTGTCTAGACCCTTCCCCCCCAAGACTGGGTCCTCTTAGCACGAGTGTCTAGACCCTCCTCCCTCCCCAATATCAGGGCCTCTTGGCACAAGTGTCAGGACCTCCCCTCACCCCATACTGGGGCCTCTTGGCACAAGTGTTTAGGACCCCCCAAGACCGAGGCCTCTTAGTATGAGTGTCTAAACCCCCTCCAGCCTGGGGCCCCACACCGCCGGTATccgctctatgtacagatggcgTCCACCACTTGAGGAGCAGTGATATATATGGATTTTCTCTTTCCCAGGAGTTTTCATATAACGTCCCTTGTTTTCTTCAATCTCGTCAGACTCTCTAGAGTTCGTCACATGTTGGCTCCAGGAATCGGCTGATGATCTTTTGGCTAAGGACGCAGCGTCGGCGGCTTCTTCCGGTTCTCTGTGTCCCATCTCTGTGCTGAATCACGCCTACATCAGACTCCTCACATGGGACCATGAACGTAAACCCTTCCCAGAGGTAGGAATTACTAATCTGTGCCCGGATATTGCAAGTAGCAAATATTCCTTTACACCCACCCCCCGTCATTCACCAATAACGTAAGGGGCATCTGCATCCTTGAGTGGATGACCAGCACCACCTCATGCCGGCTGCTTATCTCCATTGACAATAAGATGATTGGGCATGATGAAATCCACCTGCCCGATCCTTCCGTCGGCAGGTTTGGATGGTATTTTAGATTTTTGACTACTTTTATCCATTTGTTTGTCTTCTCCAGACTGTGGTGATGGACCAGATCCGCTTTCAGGAGATGAAGCTGGAGGTGACGCAGCTGACGTtactagggacgcttctcctggtCCTACAGAACTCCACGTCTCCCGGCCTCAGCAGTCACGCTGCCTTCATGGACAGAATGAAGGGTCTCATTAGAGTTTTACTGGAAGGTGTGGGGACCCCGTAAGTAACAGATGATGTAGTAGACCAGGTCCGCACTCTGCATGAGTATTGTTCCCTCTCTGAGGACGCCATTAGGGGCCATATTAAACCTACCCATAAGGCCGTGTCCAAAGACCCCCTTAAAGGATATcttccatcagaatccatcctgataaaccagggacattattcatagacccaggcactgtgactgtgggaatcttcttatatttgttatccatggcctccttccttctaaaatcaactttcggAAAAATGTGAATAAGCCAGAAGTGCTATGtggtgctttagcttcacaggctgttacactgtctagtaatggttgttacactgtgcaggagagattTCAGTGCCGAGtgggtagacagtgtaacagcctgtgaagctacagcatggaggagctctggtaacaccgcacatagcacttctggctcattagcttttagattttagaaggaaggaggccatggataacaaatataagaagatgaccacagtcccggtgcctggatctatgagtaatgtccctggtttatcatgatggattctgatggaagatttcctttaatggagaGTTAATTCTAACACTTTGCAGGGGATTATATAACACATCACTATGTCAGGAAATCCATAGTAAGTAGTTAATCATTGATCTCCATATTTGCCCGTTCCTTCCCGCTTCCTGTCATTTAGTTCCGTCAATACGGAGGAGGCTCTGGCCGCGGCCAGCGAGAAGATCTGCCTGGAAGTGAGCGGCTACCTGAGTCAGCACGGGGCCACCCCCTTCA harbors:
- the TCP11L1 gene encoding T-complex protein 11-like protein 1, whose protein sequence is MPFEPDKSQPKEESSSDEPGRAGRGGATADVSEESVRKRIRQSTPSPHRGITPQASPPRFVSVEELMDAAKGVTNMALAHEIVVNGGFQIKPMELPQGSLERTVRDIVHKAFWDSLEAQFGEEPPVYDHAIILLGEIKEALISFLLPGHTRLRDQINEVLDLDLIKQEAENRALDIPKLANFTIGMMGTLCAPARDEEVKKLRDIKEPVPLFRAIFSVLDLMKLDMANFAISSIRPHLMQQSVEYERKKFQDFFEKQPNSLEFVTCWLQESADDLLAKDAASAASSGSLCPISVLNHAYIRLLTWDHERKPFPETVVMDQIRFQEMKLEVTQLTLLGTLLLVLQNSTSPGLSSHAAFMDRMKGLIRVLLEGVGTPSVNTEEALAAASEKICLEVSGYLSQHGATPFTTEREESLKGQIRTASSPSNQIYRLIDSRIQTYLLNYLSAANQRSAPVLPGGLSQIQKELEEMAVKFVRLVNYNKMVFSPQYDLILSRILNKQEARP